CACCGGCACAATAATGATCCCGCCGCCCACGCCAAACAGCCCGGCGAGCATGCCCGCACAGGAACCCAGCAGTAAATACAGCAGAAATTCCATGGGAGCCCTCGAAAACAGACCGGCATGTTAACGGATGCAAAGCACAGGGTTCTATGGGTAGAGTGGGCAAAAACACAAAGGGATCGCCTTATGTGCCTGATTGTTTTCGCCTGGCGGCCGGGCCATGCCCAGCCGCTGATCCTCGCGGCCAACCGCGATGAGTTTTATGCACGGCCCAGTCTGCCGTTGGCCCAGTGGCTGGATGTGCCCCATGTTTACGCAGGAAGGGACCAGGAAGCGGGTGGGACCTGGCTGGGCGTCGGCGCGGATGGGCGCTTTGCGGCGCTGACCAATATTCGTGACCCGCACCAGCCGCCGGCACGCAAGTCGCGGGGCGAGTTGGTGGCGCGCTTTCTCAGTGGTTCGTTGCCGATTGACGACTATTTGGCCGACGTTAACGGCAGGTCAATTGAATATGCCGGGTTTAACCTGCTGGTGGGTACGCGGGATGAGCTGTGGCATTACAACGCCAATGAGTCGGCACCGACGCGACTGGAAGCCGGGGTTTACGGGTTATCCAATGCGGGGTTGGATACGCCGTGGCCAAAATTGCTGAAGGCCAGGGCGGCGCTCGAGCAAGTGCTGGAAAACCCCCAACCTGACGCCTTGCTGCGGATTTTGAGCGACCCGCAGACCGCGCCGTTTGCCGACCTGCCGGATACCGGCGTGGGCTTGGCGACAGAGAGTCTGTTGTCGAGCGTGTTTATTGCCAGCCCCAGCTACGGGACGCGGGCCAGCACGGCGCTGATTGTGAATGCCGACGGCACACGGCATATCGTGGAGCGCAGTTTTGGGCCCCATGGCGGCAGGCTGGGCGAGGTGGAACTGAAGGTCTAATTACTCACGTAGCAGCTGTCGAGCCTTGGCGAGGCTGCGTCCGCGGTGTGTCAGGCACACCGCTAACGCAGCCTCGCCAAGGCTCGACAGCTGCTACGTACGCATCACCCCTCTATAAGGTTTTTGCAGACGCCGGGTTGATCATCCGCGCCAACCCAAGGTTCTTCAGCGCCAATTGCAGCGAGCTGTGGATAACTTGCGGGTTGTCGATGGTCATCAACTCCGCCAGCAGTTCCTTGGCCCGGCTCAGGTTGATCTGGCGCAGCATCCATTTCACTTTTGGCAAGTTGGTGGCGTTCATCGACAGGCTGTCAAAGCCCATCGCCATCAACAGCACTGCCGCCGCCGGGTCACCGGCCATCTCGCCGCAGATACTCACTTGCTTGCCTTCGGCATGGGCGTCGCGCACCACGTTCTGCAAGGCTTGCAGCACCGCCGGGTGCAGGTAGTCGTAGAGGTCGGCCACCCGCGGGTTGTTGCGGTCCACGGCCAGCAGGTACTGGGTCAGGTCGTTGGAGCCCACCGACAGGAAGTCCACCTGCCGCGCCAGCTCTTTGGCCTGGTACACCGCCGCCGGAATCTCGATCATCACGCCAATCGGCGGCATCGGCACGTCGGCGCCTTCATCGCGCACTTCGCCCCAGGCCCGGTGGATCAGGTGCAGGGCTTCTTCCAGCTCGTGGGTGCCGGAGATCATCGGCAGCAGGATGCGCAGGTTGTTCAGGCCTTCGCTGGCCTTGAGCATGGCGCGGGTCTGGACGAGGAAGATTTCAGGGTGGTCGAGGGTCACGCGAATACCGCGCCAGCCAAGGAAGGGGTTGTCTTCCTTGATCGGGAAATACGACAGTGACTTATCGCCGCCAATGTCCAGGCTGCGCATGGTCACTGGTAACGGATGGAAGGCGGACAGTTGCTCGCGATAAATCGCCAGCTGCTCCTTCTCACTCGGAAAACGCTGGTTGATCATGAACGGCACTTCGGTGCGGTACAGCCCTACACCTTCGGCGCCGCGCTGTTGCGCACGCGCCACGTCCGCCAGCAGGCCGGTGTTCACCAACAGCGGCACGCGATGGCCGTCGAGGGTCACGCACGGCAGTTCGCGCAGGGCGTCGAGGCCCTGGGATAGCTGGCGTTCTTCTTCCACCACTTCGGCGTATTGCTTGCGCAGCAATTCGCTGGGGTTGGTGTAGACCTCGCCGTGGTAGCCGTCGACGATCATTTCGATGCCGTCGACCTTGGAATACGGCAGGTCCACCAGGCCCATCACCGTCGGGATGCCCATGGCCCGGGCCAGGATCGCGACGTGGGAGTTGCCCGAGCCCAATACCGAGACCAGGCCCACCAGTTTGCCTTCCGGCACTTCGCCAAGCATGGTGGCGGTCAGTTCTTCACTGATCAGGATGGTGTTGTCGGGGTACACCAGCGTGGTCGAGCGCTCTTCCTGCAGGTAGGCCAGCAGACGGCGACCGAGGTCTTTGACGTCCGAGGCGCGTTCGCGCAGGTAGGCGTCGTCCATCAATTCAAAGCGGTTGACGTGATCGGTGACCACTTGGCGCAGGGCGCCCTGGGCCCACTGGCCGGTCTTGATCACGTCTTTGACTTCGCTGCCCAGGGACGCGTCGTCGAGCATCATCAGGTACACGTCGAACAACGCCCGCTCTTCAGGCCGCAGCTGGGTGGCCAGCTTGGTCGACAGGGTGCGCATGTCATTGCGCACGCCCTCGAGGGCGGTCTTGAACAGGATGATTTCAGCGTCGATGTCGGTGACGGTCTTGTCCGGCACCACGTCCAGGTCGGCGGGCGGCAGCATGACCACGGCGGTACCGACGGCAGCCCCTGGCGAGCCCGGCACACCGACGAACTTGGCTTCCTGGATGCCCTTGCCCTGACGCCCCAGGCCGCGAATCGAGCCCGTGGCCTCGGCGTGGGCGATAACCCCGGCGAGCTGCGCGCTCATGGTCACAAGGAAGGCTTCTTCACCTTCGTCGAACTGGCGGCGTTCTTTTTGCTGGATGACCAACACGCCGACAACGCGGCGGTGGTGAATGATCGGTGCACCGAGGAACGAGGCATAGCGCTCTTCGCCGGTTTCGGCAAAGTAGCGATAACGCGGGTGATCGGCCGCGTTTTCGAGGTTCAGGGGTTCTTCACGCGTCCCCACCAGGCCCACCAGACCTTCATTGGGCGCCATGCTGACCTTGCCGATAGAGCGCTTGTTCAGGCCCTCGGTGGCCATCAGGACAAAACGGTTGGTCTCGGGGTCCAGCAGGTAAACCGAGCAGACCTGGCTGCCCATGGCTTCCCTGACGCGCAACACAATAATCCCCAACGCCGCCTTGAGATCCTTGGCGGAGTTAACTTCCTGGACGATCTTGCGCAGCGTATTGAGCATGGCTCGGGGTCGAACTCCGTCGTCAGTCGCGCGCTAAAAGGCGCGGGGCAAGCTCTTTAAGAGCGCGACGATAAACCTCGCGCTTGAATGTCACCACCTGGCCCAACGGATACCAATAACTGACCCAGCGCCAGCCATCGAACTCCGGTTTACCGGTCAAATCCATCCGCACCCGCTGCTCGTTGGAGATCAGGCGCAGGAGAAACCATTTCTGTTTCTGGCCGATGCACAGCGGTTGGCTGTGGGTACGCACCAGACGTTGCGGCAAACGATAGCGCAACCAGCCTCGGGTACAGGCCAGAATTTGCACATCTTCACGTTCCAGGCCTACTTCTTCGTTCAACTCACGGTACAAGGCGTCTTCAGGGGTTTCGTCGGGGTTGATTCCGCCTTGAGGAAACTGCCAGGCATCTTGGTTGATACGGCGAGCCCATAGCACCTGTCCGGCATCATTCGTAAGAATAATCCCGACATTAGGACGGAAACCATCGGGGTCGATCACGGCAACAACCTCGCAAACGCATGTCACCGCATTGTTCCACAAAGATTGATACAGCGGCAACGAGGCTGCTTACCTTATGTGCACTCTTGTGAAAAGACCGTATTCTGGACGCCTTTTTACAGACTTTTCAGCGAGTAACTGCAATGCGCCTGGCTTTATTCGACTTGGACAACACGCTTTTGGGGGGTGACAGCGATCACGCCTGGGGCGATTACCTCTGTGAACGCGGGATTCTCGACGCGGTGGCCTACAAGGCCCGCAACGATGAGTTTTACCAGGATTACCTGGCCGGCAAGCTGGATAACGCCGAATACCTGAACTTCTGCCTGGAAATCCTCGGCCGCACCGAGATGGCCCAGCTGGATGAATGGCACCGCGACTACATGCGCGACTGCATTGAGCCAATCATGCTGCCCCAGGCGGTTGAGCTGCTGGCCAGGCACCGTGCGGCGGGTGACAAGTTGGTCATCATTACCGCGACCAACCGCTTTGTGACCGCGCCAATTGCCGAGCGGCTGGGGGTTGAAACCCTGATTGCCACCGAATGCGAGATGCAAGGTGGCCGTTACACCGGGCGCAGTACGGATATCCCGTGCTTTCGCGAGGGCAAGGTGACGCGCTTGAATCGTTGGCTGGAAGAGACCGGGTATAGCCTGGAGGACAGCTACTTCTATAGCGACTCGATGAATGACCTGCCGTTGCTGGAGCAGGTAGCGCATGCAGTGGCGGTGGATCCGGATCCGAATCTGCGGGCTGAGGCAGAGAAGCGTGGCTGGCCGGTGATTAGCCTGCGCGGCTGATGACGCCATCGCAGGCAAGCCAGCTCCCACACTTGAATGTATTCACACATTTTGATTTGTGAACACAGCCCAATGTGGGAGCCGGGCTTGCCCGCGATGAAGGCAACTCGGTCTCAAGCCTTAAACCGGTTTGGCACCCATCAACCCGGCAATCGCCACAAACCCCACCAGGCTCACCACCGCCAGCGCCAGGGTAAAGTTCGCACTCCCCGTCCCGCCCAACCGTAGCCGGTTAAGCCGCACCACCAGCCAGAACCAGCACAGCGCCGCCACGGTGTAGATCACGCTGGAGCCCAGGATCCAGGTTTGCCCCAGCGGCCAGCCGATCAAGTGCACCAGCCACCAGCCGGTGAACGGCATGCTCACCACGCAAATCCCCATCAACAACCACACAAACACCCACGGGCGCTGCACGGTATAGGCCGGCCCCGCGCTGCGTTTGCGCCAGGCCAGCACCGCCAACGCGATGCCGCTGAGTAGCAGCAACACCGTGGCCGCGATGTGGATCACTTTAAGGGTGGTCAGCGTTTCCATGTTCTCGATTCCTTGAAGGCCACCCAGTCAGCGTAGTCGCTCAACCGAGGAACAGCTGGTAGGCCGGGTTATCACTTTCATCCCAGTACGGGTAGCCAATGGCCTGCAGCGCCGCCGGCACCAGGTGACGCTCGTCCGCCGGCACTTGCAGGCCCGCCACCACGCGCCCGTCGGCGGCGCCGTGGTTGCGATAGTGGAACATCGAGATGTTCCAGCGCCCGCCCAATTTGTTGAGGAAGTTGAACAGCGCCCCCGGACGTTCCGGGAACTCGAAACGGAACACCACTTCGTCGCTGACGTGCGCCGCGTGCCCACCCACCATATGGCGGATGTGCAGCTTGGCCAGTTCGTTTTCCGTCAGGTCCAGCACCGGAAAACCCTGGCTGGTGAGGCTGGCAATCAGTGCGCTGCGCGGGTCGTTTTCCGGGTGGGTCTGCACGCCGACAAAAATGTGCGCCTCGCGGCCGGAGTGGTAGCGGTAGTTAAATTCGGTGATCTGGCGCTTGCCCACGGCTTCGCAGAAGGCCTTGAAGCTGCCCGGCTTCTCGGGAATGGTCACCGCGATGATGGCTTCGCGGCCTTCACCCAGCTCGGCGCGCTCGGCCACATGGCGCAGGCGGTCAAAGTTGACGTTGGCCCCGGAATCAATCGCCACCAGGGTTTGCCCGGTGATGCCACGGGTCTCGACGTACTTCTTGATCCCGGCCACGCCCAAGGCGCCAGCAGGTTCTGTGATGGAGCGGGTGTCGTCGTAGATGTCCTTGATCGCCGCGCAGATTTCATCGGTGCTGACGGTGATCACTTCATCCACGTAGTCC
This genomic window from Pseudomonas sp. Bout1 contains:
- a CDS encoding NRDE family protein gives rise to the protein MCLIVFAWRPGHAQPLILAANRDEFYARPSLPLAQWLDVPHVYAGRDQEAGGTWLGVGADGRFAALTNIRDPHQPPARKSRGELVARFLSGSLPIDDYLADVNGRSIEYAGFNLLVGTRDELWHYNANESAPTRLEAGVYGLSNAGLDTPWPKLLKARAALEQVLENPQPDALLRILSDPQTAPFADLPDTGVGLATESLLSSVFIASPSYGTRASTALIVNADGTRHIVERSFGPHGGRLGEVELKV
- the ptsP gene encoding phosphoenolpyruvate--protein phosphotransferase — its product is MLNTLRKIVQEVNSAKDLKAALGIIVLRVREAMGSQVCSVYLLDPETNRFVLMATEGLNKRSIGKVSMAPNEGLVGLVGTREEPLNLENAADHPRYRYFAETGEERYASFLGAPIIHHRRVVGVLVIQQKERRQFDEGEEAFLVTMSAQLAGVIAHAEATGSIRGLGRQGKGIQEAKFVGVPGSPGAAVGTAVVMLPPADLDVVPDKTVTDIDAEIILFKTALEGVRNDMRTLSTKLATQLRPEERALFDVYLMMLDDASLGSEVKDVIKTGQWAQGALRQVVTDHVNRFELMDDAYLRERASDVKDLGRRLLAYLQEERSTTLVYPDNTILISEELTATMLGEVPEGKLVGLVSVLGSGNSHVAILARAMGIPTVMGLVDLPYSKVDGIEMIVDGYHGEVYTNPSELLRKQYAEVVEEERQLSQGLDALRELPCVTLDGHRVPLLVNTGLLADVARAQQRGAEGVGLYRTEVPFMINQRFPSEKEQLAIYREQLSAFHPLPVTMRSLDIGGDKSLSYFPIKEDNPFLGWRGIRVTLDHPEIFLVQTRAMLKASEGLNNLRILLPMISGTHELEEALHLIHRAWGEVRDEGADVPMPPIGVMIEIPAAVYQAKELARQVDFLSVGSNDLTQYLLAVDRNNPRVADLYDYLHPAVLQALQNVVRDAHAEGKQVSICGEMAGDPAAAVLLMAMGFDSLSMNATNLPKVKWMLRQINLSRAKELLAELMTIDNPQVIHSSLQLALKNLGLARMINPASAKTL
- a CDS encoding RNA pyrophosphohydrolase, which translates into the protein MIDPDGFRPNVGIILTNDAGQVLWARRINQDAWQFPQGGINPDETPEDALYRELNEEVGLEREDVQILACTRGWLRYRLPQRLVRTHSQPLCIGQKQKWFLLRLISNEQRVRMDLTGKPEFDGWRWVSYWYPLGQVVTFKREVYRRALKELAPRLLARD
- a CDS encoding HAD family hydrolase, yielding MRLALFDLDNTLLGGDSDHAWGDYLCERGILDAVAYKARNDEFYQDYLAGKLDNAEYLNFCLEILGRTEMAQLDEWHRDYMRDCIEPIMLPQAVELLARHRAAGDKLVIITATNRFVTAPIAERLGVETLIATECEMQGGRYTGRSTDIPCFREGKVTRLNRWLEETGYSLEDSYFYSDSMNDLPLLEQVAHAVAVDPDPNLRAEAEKRGWPVISLRG
- a CDS encoding DUF2269 family protein, with protein sequence METLTTLKVIHIAATVLLLLSGIALAVLAWRKRSAGPAYTVQRPWVFVWLLMGICVVSMPFTGWWLVHLIGWPLGQTWILGSSVIYTVAALCWFWLVVRLNRLRLGGTGSANFTLALAVVSLVGFVAIAGLMGAKPV
- the ilvA gene encoding threonine ammonia-lyase, biosynthetic; the encoded protein is MLEQYVKKILTSRVYDVAVETPLQTARQLSERLGNKVWLKREDLQPVFSFKIRGAYNKLTQLTAEERARGVVTASAGNHAQGLALAAKVLGVKATIVMPKTTPEIKVEGVRSRGGKVVLHGDSFPEALAYSLKLVDEKGYVYIHPYDDPHTIAGQGTVAMEILRQHPGPLDAIFVPVGGGGLIAGIAAYVKYLRPEIKIIGVEPDDSNCLQAAMAAGERVVLPTVGLFADGVAVAQIGQHTFDICKDYVDEVITVSTDEICAAIKDIYDDTRSITEPAGALGVAGIKKYVETRGITGQTLVAIDSGANVNFDRLRHVAERAELGEGREAIIAVTIPEKPGSFKAFCEAVGKRQITEFNYRYHSGREAHIFVGVQTHPENDPRSALIASLTSQGFPVLDLTENELAKLHIRHMVGGHAAHVSDEVVFRFEFPERPGALFNFLNKLGGRWNISMFHYRNHGAADGRVVAGLQVPADERHLVPAALQAIGYPYWDESDNPAYQLFLG